The following are from one region of the Halomonas qaidamensis genome:
- a CDS encoding nuclear transport factor 2 family protein — MPNDQALANFCAFFNKLDNTCTEKLYEVYTEEIVFNDPLHHIEGRAALERYFATMYENVERCQFTYHMQQQQANQAFVTWTMEFVHPRLAHGNPIRVAGCSALTFADDGRVSRHRDYFDAGAMLYEHLPLMGRAIRWLKRRLG; from the coding sequence ATGCCTAACGACCAAGCTTTGGCGAATTTTTGCGCCTTCTTCAATAAACTAGACAACACCTGTACAGAAAAACTATACGAGGTATATACTGAAGAAATTGTTTTCAACGATCCACTGCACCACATTGAAGGGCGAGCGGCACTCGAGCGCTATTTCGCAACAATGTATGAAAACGTCGAACGCTGCCAATTCACCTATCACATGCAGCAACAACAGGCTAACCAAGCGTTTGTAACGTGGACAATGGAGTTTGTTCATCCACGCCTGGCCCACGGTAACCCTATCCGTGTTGCCGGGTGCAGCGCGCTAACATTTGCAGACGATGGAAGAGTATCGCGGCATCGTGACTACTTTGATGCAGGGGCGATGTTATACGAACACTTACCATTGATGGGACGCGCCATACGCTGGCTGAAACGGCGCCTTGGCTAA
- a CDS encoding SAM-dependent methyltransferase, producing the protein MTTLRSTPPEIQPVNQDRFTRWLKPRLLAQLDAFQGGRITLIEGNQCHHLGQEGPLQVTVVIRHSRAWKRLAFGGTVGAAESYMDGDWDADDLVALVRLFAANLDHVNGNMENGSARFTRWLLGAAYRFQRNSLSGSKRNISAHYDIGNDLFATFLDQRHWMYSSAVFPYPEASLEEASTYKLDIMLEKLDVRPEHRLLEIGTGWGGLAIHAAKTRGCHVTTTTISEEQYAHTARRIQEEGLDDKITLLKQDYRELTGRYDRLISVEMIEAVGHQYLNTYLAKVDSLLTDDGQAMLQAITIRDQRFEEAKRDMDFIKRYIFPGGFLPSHHAMLTSVMRKTSLNVVALDEIGQHYARTLREWRHRFEASLEQVRQQGYDERFIRMWRYYLCYCEGGFIERSIGTCHLLLAKPAAKPEPLTGAL; encoded by the coding sequence ATGACGACCCTGCGTTCTACGCCCCCCGAAATACAACCGGTTAACCAGGATCGTTTCACCCGCTGGTTAAAACCCCGCCTGCTGGCTCAGTTAGATGCCTTCCAGGGTGGTCGTATCACCTTAATTGAAGGCAATCAGTGTCATCATCTTGGTCAAGAAGGGCCGCTTCAAGTGACCGTCGTGATACGCCACTCCCGCGCATGGAAAAGGCTCGCGTTTGGCGGCACGGTTGGTGCAGCTGAATCCTATATGGATGGCGACTGGGATGCTGATGACTTAGTGGCCTTGGTGCGTTTGTTTGCGGCCAACCTGGATCATGTAAACGGTAACATGGAAAATGGGAGTGCTCGCTTTACCCGCTGGCTGCTTGGCGCTGCCTATCGTTTCCAACGTAATAGTCTTTCCGGGTCAAAGCGTAATATCTCTGCACATTACGATATTGGAAATGACTTATTTGCCACGTTTCTTGATCAACGTCACTGGATGTACTCAAGCGCTGTTTTCCCCTACCCAGAAGCCAGCCTAGAAGAAGCGTCGACCTACAAACTCGACATCATGCTCGAAAAGCTAGATGTACGCCCAGAACACCGTTTGCTAGAAATTGGTACAGGCTGGGGTGGTCTTGCAATACACGCCGCTAAAACCCGTGGCTGCCATGTTACTACCACCACCATTTCTGAAGAGCAGTACGCCCATACCGCCCGCCGTATCCAAGAAGAGGGACTCGACGATAAAATCACCCTGCTAAAGCAAGATTATCGTGAGTTGACGGGACGCTACGATCGACTGATTTCTGTTGAGATGATTGAAGCCGTCGGCCATCAGTATTTAAACACCTACCTTGCAAAAGTCGACAGCCTACTGACGGATGATGGTCAAGCTATGCTGCAAGCCATCACTATCCGAGACCAACGGTTTGAAGAAGCTAAACGGGATATGGACTTCATTAAGCGCTATATTTTTCCCGGCGGTTTTTTGCCCTCCCATCACGCTATGCTAACCAGCGTGATGCGCAAAACCTCACTGAACGTGGTAGCGCTCGATGAAATCGGCCAGCACTATGCCCGTACATTACGTGAATGGCGGCACCGCTTTGAAGCAAGCTTGGAGCAAGTCCGCCAGCAAGGCTACGACGAGCGTTTCATCCGCATGTGGCGCTACTACCTGTGTTATTGCGAGGGAGGTTTTATTGAGCGCTCTATTGGCACGTGCCACTTGTTGCTGGCGAAACCAGCCGCCAAACCTGAACCGCTAACAGGCGCGCTATAA
- the fabB gene encoding beta-ketoacyl-ACP synthase I — MRRVVVTGLGIVSCLGNDQQQVLDALKNGRSGIRFKEEYAERGFRSHVAGSVDIDLDTLIDRKLRRFMGDAAAYAYVSMAQAIEDAGLSEEQVSNERIGLIAGSGGASSANQVEAADVMREKGLRRVGPYRVTRTMGSTVSACLATPFKIKGVNYSISSACATSAHCIGSAMEQIQLGKQDVVFAGGGEEEHWTLSCLFDAMGALSTHYNDTPEKASRPYDQARDGFVIAGGGGMLVLEELEHAKARGAKIYGELVGYGATSDGHDMVAPSGEGATRCMRQAMATVQGDIDYINTHGTSTPVGDVAELKAIREVFGNTTPAMSSTKSLTGHSLGATGVQEAIYSLLMMQNDFVAASANIEHLDEQADGFDIVKERRDGVTIDRVLSNSFGFGGTNACLVFQRFNA; from the coding sequence ATGCGACGAGTGGTAGTCACCGGCCTTGGCATCGTGTCGTGCTTAGGCAACGACCAGCAACAGGTCTTGGACGCGCTTAAAAACGGGCGCAGCGGTATTCGTTTTAAGGAAGAGTATGCTGAACGCGGCTTTCGTAGCCATGTCGCGGGTAGCGTCGATATCGACCTTGATACACTCATTGACCGTAAGCTGCGCCGCTTTATGGGTGACGCAGCTGCCTATGCGTATGTGTCGATGGCACAAGCAATTGAAGACGCAGGGCTTTCTGAGGAGCAGGTATCCAACGAACGTATTGGGCTTATTGCCGGCTCTGGCGGGGCATCTAGCGCCAATCAGGTAGAAGCAGCGGATGTCATGCGCGAGAAAGGCCTGCGCCGTGTGGGGCCTTACCGGGTTACCCGCACCATGGGCAGCACCGTATCGGCATGCTTGGCTACGCCTTTCAAAATCAAAGGCGTCAATTACTCTATCTCATCGGCCTGTGCGACATCAGCCCACTGTATTGGCAGCGCGATGGAGCAGATTCAGCTGGGCAAACAGGATGTCGTGTTTGCTGGTGGTGGTGAAGAAGAGCATTGGACCCTTTCGTGCTTGTTCGATGCCATGGGCGCCCTATCGACCCATTACAACGATACGCCGGAAAAAGCCTCTCGCCCTTATGATCAAGCGCGTGATGGATTTGTCATCGCTGGTGGTGGCGGCATGTTAGTACTTGAAGAGCTCGAACATGCAAAAGCCCGTGGTGCCAAAATATATGGCGAACTGGTTGGTTACGGCGCTACTTCCGATGGCCACGACATGGTTGCTCCTTCTGGTGAAGGTGCAACACGCTGCATGCGTCAGGCGATGGCAACGGTTCAGGGCGATATTGATTACATCAACACCCACGGTACATCCACACCAGTGGGCGATGTTGCAGAGCTAAAGGCAATCCGTGAGGTGTTTGGCAATACCACACCCGCTATGAGTTCGACCAAGTCGCTCACCGGCCACTCATTAGGCGCAACCGGTGTTCAAGAAGCGATTTATTCGCTGCTAATGATGCAAAATGACTTCGTCGCTGCCTCAGCTAACATCGAGCACCTTGATGAACAGGCGGATGGCTTCGATATTGTTAAGGAGCGACGTGATGGCGTTACTATCGATCGCGTACTCTCTAACAGCTTTGGCTTCGGCGGTACGAATGCTTGCTTGGTATTTCAGCGCTTTAACGCCTGA
- the fabA gene encoding 3-hydroxyacyl-[acyl-carrier-protein] dehydratase FabA, whose protein sequence is MTKQHSFDREELLACSRGELFGPGNAQLPAPNMLMLDRIMHIHEEGGEHGKGELIAELDITPDLWFFDCHFPGDPVMPGCLGLDAMWQLVGFYLGWLGHPGRGRALGCGDVKFSGQILPDAKKVTYHINVKRIITRRLILGIADGTVSVDGRDIYQANDLRVGLFTSTANF, encoded by the coding sequence GTGACCAAGCAACATTCCTTTGATCGCGAAGAACTGCTGGCCTGCTCGCGCGGCGAGCTATTTGGCCCTGGCAACGCCCAGCTTCCAGCTCCCAACATGCTGATGCTTGACCGCATCATGCACATTCACGAAGAAGGTGGTGAGCATGGTAAAGGCGAGTTAATCGCTGAACTGGACATCACCCCGGACCTGTGGTTTTTTGATTGCCACTTCCCAGGTGATCCAGTCATGCCCGGCTGTTTAGGGCTAGATGCCATGTGGCAGCTGGTAGGCTTCTACCTTGGCTGGCTTGGCCATCCAGGCCGTGGGCGTGCACTTGGCTGTGGTGACGTTAAATTCAGCGGCCAAATTTTGCCCGACGCGAAAAAAGTGACGTATCACATTAATGTGAAACGCATTATTACCCGTCGGCTTATCCTAGGCATCGCCGACGGCACCGTGTCCGTCGACGGACGCGATATATACCAGGCTAATGACCTGCGCGTTGGCCTATTCACCTCCACTGCGAATTTCTAA
- a CDS encoding DUF2878 family protein, with protein sequence MASPRWQGLLFNALRFEAGWLLCVLGGSWIAAITGSILLGWHFWRCAKPGEWRFIGVFALLGLALDGGLHVAGGFDFGEQPLVAGLLPLWLWMLWPLFATLVFHSLAWLWQYPRIAALCGAVSGPLSYVGGAALTGVSLAPWLLPAQALIWAVLCFGISRYANQKTTVFNTR encoded by the coding sequence ATGGCTAGCCCACGCTGGCAAGGTTTGCTGTTCAACGCACTGCGCTTTGAAGCGGGCTGGCTACTGTGCGTATTAGGAGGGTCATGGATAGCGGCCATTACCGGGAGCATACTGCTCGGCTGGCATTTTTGGCGCTGTGCCAAACCCGGCGAATGGCGCTTCATTGGTGTATTTGCACTACTTGGGTTGGCGCTAGACGGCGGCCTACATGTCGCGGGAGGATTCGACTTCGGTGAACAACCCCTGGTGGCAGGATTGTTGCCACTATGGCTTTGGATGCTGTGGCCTCTGTTTGCAACGCTGGTATTTCACTCACTTGCCTGGCTGTGGCAATACCCACGTATTGCGGCGCTTTGTGGGGCGGTCAGCGGGCCATTATCGTATGTTGGTGGCGCTGCACTCACCGGCGTTAGCTTGGCCCCCTGGCTATTGCCAGCACAAGCCCTTATTTGGGCAGTGCTCTGTTTTGGCATTAGCCGTTATGCCAATCAAAAAACCACTGTTTTTAACACTCGCTAA
- a CDS encoding DUF1365 domain-containing protein, translated as MIAAPRSRIYRGTLRHRRFTPKAHAFSYRMWMAWLDLDELPTLFDNVPCFSARRPALARFRREDYLGPTDKPLRTAVREELIRQLGSAPDGKIYVLTQLRTFGTVFNPVSMYYAYDHVGRLAAVVGEVTNMPWKERICYACQVDTARHSHHASFDKAMHVSPFNPMEMTYRWKFNSPSDQLYLHMENWQSGQRHFDATLTLEAAPATRRVLLATLARQPWMSLKTVAGIHFEAFRLWLKRVPVYNHPKRKETSK; from the coding sequence ATGATTGCTGCACCTCGCTCGCGTATTTATCGCGGCACGCTACGTCATCGTCGCTTTACACCGAAAGCGCACGCGTTTAGCTACCGCATGTGGATGGCATGGCTTGACCTCGATGAGTTGCCAACACTGTTTGATAATGTGCCTTGCTTTAGCGCTCGAAGGCCCGCCCTAGCGCGTTTTAGGCGCGAGGATTATCTCGGCCCTACCGACAAGCCATTACGTACCGCAGTTCGTGAGGAGCTGATTCGTCAGCTAGGTAGTGCACCTGATGGCAAGATTTACGTACTCACCCAGTTACGTACTTTTGGCACTGTCTTCAATCCCGTTTCGATGTACTACGCCTACGACCATGTAGGCAGACTAGCGGCTGTCGTTGGTGAAGTTACCAATATGCCCTGGAAGGAACGTATTTGCTATGCCTGCCAGGTCGACACGGCTCGGCATAGCCACCATGCAAGCTTTGATAAAGCCATGCATGTTTCGCCGTTTAATCCCATGGAAATGACCTATCGCTGGAAGTTCAACTCACCCAGCGACCAGCTCTATCTTCACATGGAAAACTGGCAAAGCGGGCAACGTCATTTCGATGCCACGCTTACCCTTGAAGCAGCGCCCGCCACACGTCGCGTTTTATTAGCAACACTCGCACGGCAACCCTGGATGAGCCTTAAAACAGTCGCGGGAATTCATTTTGAAGCGTTTCGCCTTTGGCTTAAGCGCGTCCCCGTTTATAACCACCCTAAGCGCAAGGAGACTTCAAAATGA
- a CDS encoding NAD(P)/FAD-dependent oxidoreductase → MSGMASQRIAIIGSGISGMAAGWYLSSQHEVTLFEADERLGGHTATMDVEVGGNTYAIDTGFIVFNDWTYPHFQRLLETLGVPSQATEMSFSVHETDVDFEYNGHTLGSLFAQRRNLLSPAFYRLLRDILRFNKQATADLESQRLANDMTLGEYLDQNGYGDAFQRRYLLPMGAAIWSASIGDLRAFPLTFFVRFFRNHGLLSVNHRPQWYTLIGGSKRYIPSMTAPYAARIHLNTPVTQITRSDTGVMITTAQGTQRFDQVVLACHADQALAMLGDPTPAEQDILAAMPYQDNEVVLHTDTTLLPRRKRAWASWNYRLDGRGSEERVSVTYDMNILQRLTSDTTFCVTLNDSDSIDPAKVLGRYTYAHPQFTLAGQAAQARHSEISSAARRTHFCGAYWRNGFHEDGVWSALRVAQALGCDEAAAPPSTPTSLPAHDLMPANGVGEGLG, encoded by the coding sequence ATGAGCGGCATGGCGTCACAACGCATCGCAATTATTGGTAGTGGCATTAGCGGTATGGCTGCCGGGTGGTACCTATCGTCACAGCATGAAGTCACTCTGTTTGAAGCAGACGAGCGTCTTGGCGGCCACACAGCCACCATGGATGTTGAGGTTGGCGGCAACACTTACGCCATCGATACCGGTTTTATTGTTTTCAATGATTGGACCTACCCCCACTTCCAGCGCTTACTAGAAACCCTTGGTGTGCCGAGTCAGGCCACTGAAATGAGTTTTTCAGTGCACGAAACCGATGTCGACTTTGAATACAACGGTCATACATTAGGGTCACTATTTGCTCAGCGGCGTAATTTACTTAGTCCCGCATTTTATCGTCTATTGCGGGATATTTTACGTTTCAATAAACAGGCAACCGCTGATTTAGAGAGCCAGCGGTTAGCAAATGATATGACGCTAGGCGAGTATCTTGACCAAAATGGTTACGGTGATGCCTTTCAACGGCGCTATCTATTGCCCATGGGGGCGGCGATTTGGTCAGCTAGTATCGGTGATTTACGCGCCTTCCCACTGACGTTTTTTGTGCGTTTTTTCCGTAACCATGGGCTGCTATCGGTGAATCACCGCCCACAGTGGTACACCCTAATTGGCGGTTCGAAACGCTACATTCCTAGTATGACGGCGCCTTATGCAGCGCGTATTCATCTCAACACGCCTGTCACTCAGATTACACGCAGCGACACGGGCGTGATGATTACCACAGCGCAAGGCACTCAACGCTTTGATCAGGTGGTACTAGCATGCCATGCCGACCAAGCACTGGCGATGCTCGGCGACCCGACACCCGCCGAGCAAGACATCCTCGCCGCCATGCCTTATCAGGATAACGAGGTCGTACTGCATACCGACACAACGCTGCTGCCACGGCGCAAGCGCGCCTGGGCAAGCTGGAACTACCGGCTCGATGGGCGCGGCTCAGAAGAGCGTGTCTCTGTCACTTACGACATGAACATCCTGCAGCGTTTGACATCCGATACCACATTTTGCGTCACCCTCAATGATTCCGACAGCATTGATCCTGCCAAGGTGTTAGGCCGCTATACCTATGCCCATCCCCAGTTCACCCTAGCAGGTCAAGCGGCACAAGCGCGTCATAGCGAGATTTCGTCGGCCGCGCGTCGTACTCACTTCTGCGGCGCTTACTGGCGCAATGGCTTTCACGAAGATGGGGTATGGAGCGCACTGCGGGTTGCTCAAGCATTAGGGTGTGATGAAGCAGCGGCGCCACCCTCAACGCCCACGTCGCTACCAGCCCATGACCTTATGCCTGCCAACGGCGTAGGGGAGGGGCTAGGATGA
- a CDS encoding lysophospholipid acyltransferase family protein: protein MINLVRSLVFYAGYFSAMLLIGILFLPIAPFLPLAARYRLLNLYNHFLMMWFKVACGVRYDIQGRENIPSGPCVIQANHQCEWETVFLQVMKPPVCTVLKQELLRLPIFGWGLRLLRPISLDRSKPARAMKQVLTQGVARLGTGLSVLIFPEGTRVDPGVRKRYNKSGSVVACRAGVPVLPVAHNAGERWPGRHWVKRPGVLRVRIGAPIETAGRTPDEVLVDVEAWIEGQLQEISEVPRPISR, encoded by the coding sequence TTGATCAATTTGGTACGCAGCTTGGTTTTTTACGCGGGATATTTTTCTGCCATGCTGTTGATTGGCATTCTTTTTTTGCCAATTGCGCCGTTTTTGCCGTTGGCTGCCCGTTATCGCTTATTGAACCTCTATAACCATTTTTTGATGATGTGGTTTAAAGTGGCTTGCGGTGTTCGTTATGACATTCAGGGGCGCGAGAATATTCCTTCTGGCCCTTGTGTGATTCAAGCGAATCATCAGTGTGAGTGGGAAACGGTGTTTCTGCAGGTTATGAAACCACCCGTTTGTACGGTGTTAAAGCAAGAGCTCCTGCGTCTACCCATTTTTGGCTGGGGGTTACGCCTATTGCGGCCGATTAGTCTAGATCGCTCGAAACCTGCCCGCGCGATGAAACAGGTACTAACGCAAGGTGTCGCGCGACTGGGGACAGGGCTATCGGTGCTTATTTTTCCAGAGGGAACGCGGGTCGATCCAGGGGTTCGAAAGCGCTACAACAAGAGTGGTAGCGTAGTGGCCTGCCGAGCAGGCGTGCCGGTGCTGCCAGTGGCACATAATGCTGGTGAGCGCTGGCCTGGCCGTCATTGGGTAAAGCGTCCTGGCGTTCTGAGAGTGCGTATCGGAGCACCTATAGAGACCGCAGGCCGTACGCCAGACGAAGTGTTAGTCGATGTTGAAGCCTGGATTGAAGGCCAGCTGCAAGAGATTTCAGAAGTGCCTCGGCCGATCTCTCGTTAA
- a CDS encoding SDR family NAD(P)-dependent oxidoreductase produces MSTWKTPQRIWLTGATSGIGEALAKKLIAQGHHVVLSARNQAALDSLCAGHSNAYSLPLDVSDRQAVIAAGEQINTWLGALDVALFNAGTCEYLDAQHFDMELIERVFTPNLFGTLYGVEAALPLLRDARKEGKPARLAATSSASAYLPLPRAEAYGASKAAISYFLESLRLDLDQEGIDVSLIHPGFVKTPLTDRNDFPMPMQVTADQAADAIIAGLVKGRLDIHFPRRFTYLVKCLGILPPALRRHIGLRMTRRQEEQQ; encoded by the coding sequence ATGAGCACATGGAAAACGCCCCAACGCATTTGGCTAACAGGGGCTACGTCAGGCATTGGCGAAGCGCTTGCCAAAAAGCTCATCGCCCAAGGTCACCACGTCGTGCTTAGCGCTCGTAACCAAGCAGCGTTAGACAGCTTGTGTGCAGGCCACTCCAATGCTTATTCGCTACCCCTTGACGTAAGCGATCGCCAAGCAGTGATTGCAGCGGGTGAGCAGATCAACACTTGGCTCGGCGCACTGGATGTTGCGCTGTTCAATGCAGGCACCTGCGAATACCTCGATGCTCAGCATTTTGACATGGAACTGATTGAGCGAGTCTTTACGCCTAATTTGTTTGGCACCCTCTATGGCGTCGAAGCGGCACTGCCGCTATTGAGAGATGCCCGTAAAGAAGGTAAACCAGCTCGCCTTGCCGCCACCTCCAGTGCCTCTGCCTATTTGCCACTGCCTCGTGCAGAGGCTTATGGCGCTTCAAAAGCAGCTATCAGCTACTTTTTGGAATCATTACGCCTTGACCTTGATCAAGAAGGCATTGACGTTAGCTTGATTCACCCCGGCTTTGTGAAAACACCCTTAACTGATCGTAATGATTTCCCTATGCCCATGCAGGTCACCGCCGATCAAGCAGCTGATGCGATCATTGCAGGCCTCGTTAAAGGGCGACTAGATATACACTTTCCACGCCGTTTTACCTATCTCGTGAAATGTTTAGGAATTTTACCGCCTGCGCTGCGTCGTCACATAGGTCTACGCATGACAAGGCGTCAAGAGGAGCAACAATGA
- a CDS encoding putative bifunctional diguanylate cyclase/phosphodiesterase, whose product MWLSVSLNRPLVWMALMALPACVWIPDTALRMVSASMVACGLWDVWRQLRQQQLRLRLSQDAIGLAGDAIVISDVHNRVLTVNPAFTQITGYESQEMIGRKLETLAAARHDKAFYQTFWSTLKATGRWEGEMWNRRKHGDEYPEWLKVRAVTDKRGNITHFISLFTDISAQKTRERDLRRIGYEDPLTGLPNRRRLHDLMASRLRHLRAGESLDTALIDIDGLKSVNDSLGVEQGDRLLARFAQRLTSYMAGSVVGRLGGDEFMVIRTTTFDDHDKWVAMLREHMSRPFEINEQSLRLGLTIGSCRAPEDGRDSGVLFQRLESALYSAKRLGRNHSQRFRPALDKQDNPQLALVSDLRAALISGDQLELHYQTQHHPGTGDLVGMEALLRWRHPQDGMISPGDFIPLAERHGLMPELGSWVIEKACAQQAHWQHSGMPNVTVWINISALQLFQGDLETQLSSCLERYQLKTSQIGLELTESVLLDERAGDMGPRLQALRDQGYAIAIDDFGTGYSSLGYLKRLPVDKIKLDRAFIRELPNDQADAAIVTAVLAMAEGMGLEVVAEGVETQAQCQFLINAGCTLVQGFYFARPLPAAELEQRWVPQTLTEEAS is encoded by the coding sequence ATGTGGCTGTCTGTTTCTCTTAACCGTCCATTGGTTTGGATGGCATTAATGGCATTACCCGCCTGTGTGTGGATACCTGATACGGCACTCCGTATGGTGTCAGCCAGTATGGTTGCCTGTGGTTTGTGGGATGTTTGGAGGCAGCTGCGACAGCAGCAGTTGCGACTGCGTCTTTCGCAAGATGCGATAGGCTTGGCAGGTGATGCCATTGTGATCAGCGATGTACATAACCGTGTATTAACGGTCAATCCTGCTTTTACCCAAATTACCGGTTATGAAAGCCAGGAAATGATTGGCCGTAAGCTCGAAACGTTGGCCGCTGCGCGTCATGATAAAGCGTTTTATCAAACATTTTGGAGCACGTTAAAGGCGACAGGCCGTTGGGAAGGCGAGATGTGGAATCGTCGCAAACATGGCGATGAATACCCTGAGTGGCTAAAAGTCCGTGCGGTTACCGACAAGCGTGGCAACATCACTCATTTTATTAGTTTATTTACCGATATCTCTGCCCAGAAAACCCGTGAGCGTGATTTGCGCCGTATCGGGTATGAAGACCCTTTGACGGGTCTGCCAAACCGTCGGCGGTTGCACGACCTGATGGCTTCTCGGCTGCGCCATTTGCGTGCAGGTGAAAGTTTAGATACGGCGCTGATTGATATTGATGGACTCAAGTCTGTTAACGATAGCTTAGGTGTAGAGCAGGGGGATCGTCTGCTCGCGCGCTTTGCTCAGCGGTTAACCAGCTATATGGCAGGCAGCGTCGTAGGTAGGCTCGGTGGCGATGAGTTTATGGTGATTCGTACGACTACCTTCGATGATCACGATAAGTGGGTAGCCATGCTTCGCGAGCATATGAGTCGCCCGTTTGAAATCAATGAACAATCTTTGCGCTTAGGATTAACTATTGGCAGCTGCCGTGCTCCAGAAGATGGGCGGGACTCAGGCGTGCTGTTTCAGCGGCTAGAGTCTGCCTTATATAGTGCTAAGCGCCTGGGGCGTAACCATAGCCAGCGGTTTCGCCCCGCGTTAGATAAACAAGATAATCCCCAGCTCGCGCTGGTGAGCGATTTGCGGGCAGCGCTGATATCAGGCGATCAACTAGAGCTGCACTATCAGACACAGCATCATCCAGGAACTGGCGATTTAGTAGGCATGGAAGCATTACTGCGCTGGCGCCACCCTCAGGATGGGATGATTTCACCAGGAGATTTTATTCCACTAGCAGAGCGGCATGGGCTTATGCCTGAGTTGGGTAGCTGGGTGATTGAAAAAGCGTGTGCTCAGCAAGCGCATTGGCAGCACAGCGGAATGCCAAACGTGACGGTATGGATTAATATTTCCGCGCTGCAACTTTTTCAGGGAGATCTCGAAACCCAGCTATCTAGCTGTTTAGAGCGATACCAGTTAAAGACATCCCAAATTGGCTTAGAGTTAACCGAATCTGTTTTATTAGATGAGCGTGCAGGCGATATGGGGCCTCGTTTGCAGGCGCTACGTGATCAAGGCTATGCCATTGCTATTGATGATTTTGGAACAGGTTACTCATCGCTTGGTTACTTGAAGCGACTGCCGGTGGATAAGATTAAGCTGGATCGCGCCTTTATCCGTGAGTTGCCTAACGATCAAGCCGACGCTGCTATTGTCACGGCTGTCTTGGCGATGGCAGAGGGCATGGGACTAGAGGTGGTAGCAGAAGGTGTCGAAACCCAAGCGCAGTGTCAGTTTCTTATTAACGCTGGTTGCACTTTGGTACAAGGTTTCTATTTTGCGAGGCCACTACCTGCTGCCGAGCTTGAACAGCGTTGGGTGCCGCAGACGTTGACTGAAGAAGCCTCTTAG